Proteins encoded within one genomic window of Aphis gossypii isolate Hap1 unplaced genomic scaffold, ASM2018417v2 Contig00704, whole genome shotgun sequence:
- the LOC126555086 gene encoding zinc finger BED domain-containing protein 5-like: MPEADEMLEHDRKKYRKEMKRMVMRHKFDSRKLDNVHEMAHSLDEVENMIDEEIWSGSANGSTEKSVEASFLVSLRIAKCGKPHTIGEELILPAAKDMVTCMLGAPSAKQLDMILLSNDTVRRKVENVSNYAQLMVYFRYVFQNSFKDDFLFCEALSTRTTADEIFKKLNHFFVENGLNWKKCVGFCSDGARAMTGKHGGVATKIKSVTENCTFIHCSIHREALVVKRIPEQFKLVLQETIKVVNFIKSRALQSRLFTKLCSEMGSDLIQLLLHTEVRWLSKGRKLSRLFELHSEVQLFRGETHFELKDKLTDNLWITTLAYLSDIFNRLNVLNLSLQGKSINRFSMNDKIKAFIKIIEMISNNISNENLQSFPNLEQFVTEHELQVEAVLIKNIKDHYLDDIPKTLTNNEKETLIELSCDESLKIEFAKSV, translated from the exons ATGCCGGAGGCTGACGAAATGTTAGAACACGAtaggaaaaaatatagaaaagaaATGAAACGAATGGTAATG agacaTAAGTTCGACTCACGCAAACTCGATAACGTACACGAAATGGCACACTCATTAGACGAAGTAGAGAACATGATAGATGAGGAAATCTGGAGTGGAAGTGCAAA CGGTAGTACTGAAAAATCAGTGGAAGCATCTTTCTTAGTGAGCTTAAGAATAGCGAAGTGTGGAAAACCTCATACCATCGGCGAAGAACTGATTTTACCGGCGGCAAAAGATATGGTAACTTGTATGTTAGGTGCACCGTCAGCTAAACAACTTGATATGATTTTACTGTCAAATGATACAGTGCGCCGCAAGGTTGAAA ATGTATCAAACTATGCTCAACTTATGGTTTACTTTCGGtatgtatttcaaaattcatttaaagacgattttttattttgtgaagcGCTATCAACACGAACTACCGCTgacgaaatatttaaaaagttgaaccacttttttgttgaaaatggaTTAAACTGGAAAAAGTGTGTTGGCTTCTGTTCTGACGGTGCTCGAGCTATGACAGGTAAACATGGAGGTGTTGcgactaaaataaaatcggtTACAGAAAATTGTACTTTCATACATTGCAGCATCCACAGGGAAGCTTTAGTAGTAAAGCGTATTCCAGAACAATTTAAACTAGTACTCCAGGAAACCATAAAGGtagtcaattttattaaatctcgGGCTCTACAATCTcgtttatttacaaaactgtGTTCCGAAATGGGAAGTGATCTCATCCAATTGCTTTTACATACGGAAGTAAGATGGCTCTCTAAAGGAAGAAAGCTTAGCAGGTTATTTGAACTACATTCTGAGGTTCAGTTATTCCGAGGAGAGACTCATTTTGAACTCAAAGATAAATTGACAGATAACCTGTGGATAACAACATTGGCATACTTATCAGACATTTTCAATCGTctcaatgtattaaatttaagtttacaaGGTAAATCAATAAACAGATTTTCAATGAATGACAAAATTAAGGcatttattaagataattgaaatgataagtaataatatttcgaaTGAAAACCTACAGTCTTTTCCTAATTTGGAACAATTTGTGACAGAACACGAACTTCAAGTGGAAGCTGTTctcataaaaaacataaaagaccatt ATTTGGATGATATTCCTAAAACACTAACAAACAATGAAAAAGAGACTTTGATAGAATTGTCATGTGATGAAAGTTTGAAAATAGAATTTGCTAAATCAGTGTAA